Proteins encoded within one genomic window of Paenarthrobacter sp. JL.01a:
- a CDS encoding NtaA/DmoA family FMN-dependent monooxygenase (This protein belongs to a clade of FMN-dependent monooxygenases, within a broader family of flavin-dependent oxidoreductases, the luciferase-like monooxygenase (LMM) family, some of whose members use coenzyme F420 rather than FMN.) yields the protein MTNNSTHSEANDTGTTKRKHIIIGAMFRAVGAYPSGWRYPGAHHDPHDDPEVIRATALEAEAAGLDYIFFGDWLATGPDLEFRDPYLAARIEPLSAVGFLAGITSRIGLIATVNATYSDAYTLARISASIDRLSGGRLGLNIVTGAEPRAAANHGRDAHWGNEQRYDSAEELIDALRLLWDSWGDGALVANQESGHYLDPSKLHRADFRGAHHPVAGPLNVLRPIQGHVPLVHAGTSQRSRHLVHTRADLALLALPGIAEAAAVTKTLRTEAAANGRNPDHVKSLTPVLPIIGSTFEEAWEIHDFLASRVPVSPGPHDDREGFPATRSLAVLGEAIGLELAQAELEAEVTVDDAARFNQHGEHLLDLTRQRSGRIPGTARPVRWRDILVNHLVPYSVVVGTAAHIADYLQAWHEEGGVDGFNILTPFLGEQFEHFTRGVIPELRSRGLFREAYQGSTLRDHLGLTVPVNLHDATPVESTTVTGPVGAGARA from the coding sequence ATGACAAACAACTCCACGCATTCCGAAGCCAACGACACAGGAACCACCAAACGCAAGCACATCATCATCGGGGCCATGTTTCGGGCCGTCGGCGCCTACCCCAGCGGCTGGCGCTACCCGGGAGCCCACCACGATCCCCATGACGATCCGGAGGTAATCCGCGCCACTGCATTGGAAGCCGAGGCAGCCGGCCTCGACTACATCTTCTTCGGCGACTGGCTGGCTACAGGACCCGATCTGGAGTTCAGGGATCCCTATCTGGCCGCCCGCATCGAACCACTGAGCGCGGTCGGTTTCCTGGCCGGGATCACCTCCAGGATCGGCCTGATTGCCACGGTCAACGCCACCTACTCCGATGCCTACACCCTGGCACGCATCAGTGCCTCCATCGACAGACTCAGCGGTGGACGCCTCGGCCTGAACATTGTGACAGGGGCCGAACCACGGGCAGCTGCCAATCACGGCCGGGATGCGCACTGGGGCAACGAACAGCGCTACGACTCCGCCGAAGAACTCATCGATGCTTTGAGGCTGCTATGGGACAGCTGGGGCGACGGCGCCTTGGTCGCCAATCAGGAATCGGGGCACTATCTGGACCCCTCCAAACTGCACCGGGCTGACTTCAGGGGCGCGCACCATCCCGTGGCCGGTCCCTTGAACGTGCTCCGACCCATCCAAGGGCATGTTCCGCTGGTCCACGCCGGCACGTCCCAGCGCTCACGGCACCTTGTCCACACACGCGCTGACTTGGCCTTGCTGGCGCTGCCGGGCATCGCAGAGGCAGCCGCCGTGACGAAGACCCTCCGCACGGAGGCCGCGGCGAACGGCAGGAATCCAGACCACGTCAAGAGTCTCACTCCCGTACTGCCCATCATTGGGTCAACCTTCGAAGAGGCCTGGGAGATTCACGATTTCCTGGCCTCCCGGGTGCCTGTATCACCGGGACCGCACGACGACAGGGAAGGATTCCCTGCCACCCGAAGCTTGGCTGTCCTGGGCGAAGCGATTGGGCTCGAGCTGGCCCAAGCCGAGCTCGAGGCGGAAGTCACCGTTGACGATGCTGCCCGCTTCAACCAACACGGCGAGCACCTGCTTGACCTGACACGGCAGCGCTCAGGGAGGATACCGGGCACGGCCCGGCCCGTGCGATGGCGGGACATACTTGTCAACCACCTGGTGCCTTACAGCGTGGTGGTCGGCACTGCCGCACATATAGCCGATTACCTCCAGGCCTGGCATGAGGAAGGCGGTGTGGACGGCTTCAACATCCTCACGCCTTTCCTCGGGGAGCAATTTGAACACTTCACCCGAGGAGTGATCCCTGAATTGCGCTCGCGTGGTTTGTTCCGGGAGGCATACCAGGGAAGCACGCTGCGCGATCATCTGGGACTCACCGTTCCTGTGAACCTCCACGACGCCACACCGGTTGAAAGCACGACGGTGACAGGTCCGGTCGGAGCCGGAGCCCGGGCATGA
- a CDS encoding MBL fold metallo-hydrolase codes for MPFRQVWPRRRDDGELSGLVDAGLPSGTVTVSVQPLIQQRREVPAFAIAEGVYRPRTLESVLTSYVIRHRDATVLVDPALCVDADHRIMPELPWMLRGAVRPMASALSTTSALHWAGITPRDIDFALATHLHWDHVSGLLDLPDLPLAVHSVEHDWITHGRQAPAGGVRSVMRGRRIDRFDLGVRQC; via the coding sequence ATGCCATTTCGGCAGGTATGGCCGCGCAGGCGCGACGACGGCGAGCTCAGCGGACTGGTCGACGCCGGCCTCCCTTCAGGAACGGTTACAGTGAGCGTGCAGCCATTGATCCAGCAGAGGCGAGAAGTTCCAGCGTTCGCCATCGCCGAAGGGGTATACCGCCCGCGGACACTTGAGAGTGTGTTGACGAGCTACGTGATCCGACATCGCGACGCGACAGTGCTTGTCGACCCAGCCCTTTGTGTCGACGCTGACCATCGAATCATGCCGGAGCTGCCTTGGATGCTCCGAGGAGCTGTGAGACCCATGGCCTCTGCGCTGTCCACGACATCGGCCCTGCACTGGGCGGGAATCACGCCGCGCGACATTGACTTCGCACTGGCCACTCATTTGCACTGGGACCACGTGAGCGGTCTGCTTGACCTGCCGGACCTCCCGCTGGCTGTGCATTCCGTCGAGCATGATTGGATCACTCACGGGAGGCAGGCACCGGCCGGTGGAGTGCGATCGGTGATGAGGGGGCGTCGCATAGACAGGTTCGACTTGGGGGTCCGCCAGTGTTGA
- a CDS encoding ABC transporter permease yields MSQATVVQATQPDVPPKGPDRRFAIPRIQPGLLLAWLVLGIVALWTIAPGLFTGHNPTSGKARDKLLPPSSEYLLGTDELGRDLLSRMIHGSINSVTGALVAVGVGLVVGTLLGLLAGSLGGATDNVVMRVVDVLLSIPSLLLSLSIIIILGFGTVNAAIAVGVGSIASFARLSRSEVLRVRRSDFVEAAFGSGGTFASVLRRHILPNSAGPVLALIALQFGSAILAISTLGFLGYGAPPPTPEWGLLIAEGRNYVATSWWLTTYPGLVVVAVVLSANRISHSIRKVQP; encoded by the coding sequence ATGAGCCAGGCAACCGTGGTCCAAGCCACGCAACCGGACGTCCCGCCCAAGGGCCCGGATCGCCGCTTCGCAATTCCCCGGATCCAGCCAGGGCTCTTGCTGGCTTGGCTGGTCCTGGGAATCGTTGCTCTGTGGACCATCGCGCCGGGACTCTTCACCGGCCACAACCCCACGTCAGGCAAAGCACGGGACAAACTCCTTCCACCAAGCAGCGAGTACCTCCTCGGCACGGACGAACTGGGCCGCGACCTCTTGTCGAGGATGATCCACGGTTCCATCAACTCAGTAACAGGTGCCCTTGTGGCCGTCGGGGTGGGGCTCGTGGTGGGAACCCTCCTGGGACTGCTCGCAGGTTCCCTGGGTGGAGCAACCGACAACGTGGTGATGCGGGTGGTGGATGTGCTGCTGTCCATCCCAAGCCTCCTGCTCTCGCTGAGCATCATCATCATTCTTGGTTTCGGCACGGTGAATGCCGCGATAGCCGTGGGCGTGGGTTCCATTGCCAGCTTCGCCCGGCTGTCTCGATCCGAAGTCCTGAGGGTCCGCCGGAGCGACTTCGTGGAAGCGGCCTTCGGAAGCGGCGGCACTTTCGCTTCAGTATTGCGGCGCCACATCCTGCCGAATTCGGCCGGCCCGGTTCTTGCACTCATTGCCCTGCAATTCGGCAGTGCGATCCTGGCGATCTCCACGCTTGGCTTCCTTGGCTACGGCGCTCCGCCGCCCACTCCTGAATGGGGGCTGTTGATCGCCGAGGGCCGCAACTACGTCGCCACATCCTGGTGGCTGACCACCTACCCGGGCCTGGTTGTGGTGGCCGTGGTCCTGTCAGCCAACCGCATCAGCCACTCGATCCGAAAGGTACAACCGTGA
- a CDS encoding TIGR04028 family ABC transporter substrate-binding protein, with protein MIFPRPVRAVSAGVAALALATILAACGGAETAKQADGGVPVTGGTLVYLEQQAHTNLYPPSGGFYPNGGILNQITDKLTFQDPETLKIEPWLAESWTSNPELTQYTFKLRSGVTFSDGTPVDAAAVARNFDTYGLGNKALNQPVSEVINNYDHSEVVDPLTVRFHFKKSSPGFLQGTATIGSGIVSISTLDRKFDELGDARNIIGSGPFTVASEVLGKELVLEARKDYNWGPATAKHQGRAYLDTVKIVVTPEDSVRTGSLLAGQGDLIRQVQAYDEKQVEGQNFTIHAPGTRGVNDSIVFRPDNALVSDVRVRQALLKATDTHEVVDTIFSENYPVATSVLAKDAQGYVDLSDKLRHDQDKAKQLLDEAGWKVGADGIRTKDGAQLSLTIYESLPQPQNKAVLQLVAQQWQKVGVKLNVLAGDSGSKTVDSLDPEETPVSVAMVGRADPDVIKSQFYPKNRDALLQLGGSSQKVKRFVDERLNALLEAETARTDPQQRLKDVADIQNHLIDQALVIPIFEEPQVFASAPYLHGLSFEAVGRPSLYGVWLNKG; from the coding sequence ATGATCTTCCCCAGACCCGTCCGCGCCGTCTCGGCAGGCGTGGCAGCGCTTGCGCTCGCCACGATCCTGGCTGCGTGCGGCGGCGCAGAAACGGCGAAGCAAGCCGACGGCGGCGTGCCGGTTACCGGTGGAACGCTGGTTTACCTGGAGCAACAGGCTCACACCAACCTGTATCCACCATCGGGCGGCTTCTATCCCAACGGCGGCATCCTGAACCAGATTACGGACAAGCTGACATTCCAGGATCCCGAGACGCTCAAGATTGAGCCATGGCTCGCCGAGTCCTGGACCAGCAACCCCGAATTGACCCAGTACACGTTCAAGCTGCGCAGCGGCGTCACCTTCTCCGACGGCACGCCCGTGGACGCAGCAGCAGTAGCACGCAACTTCGACACCTACGGCCTGGGAAACAAAGCCCTGAACCAGCCCGTCTCCGAAGTCATCAACAACTATGACCACAGTGAGGTTGTTGATCCGCTCACCGTCAGATTCCACTTCAAGAAGTCCTCGCCCGGCTTCCTGCAGGGCACGGCCACCATAGGTTCCGGCATCGTCTCCATCAGCACACTGGACCGGAAGTTCGACGAACTTGGCGATGCCCGCAACATCATCGGCAGCGGTCCGTTCACTGTCGCCAGCGAAGTGCTCGGCAAGGAGCTCGTCCTGGAAGCCCGCAAGGACTACAACTGGGGACCAGCCACAGCAAAGCACCAGGGACGGGCCTACCTGGACACCGTAAAGATCGTCGTGACCCCTGAGGACAGCGTGCGCACAGGCTCGCTTCTTGCCGGGCAGGGCGACCTGATCCGCCAGGTCCAGGCCTATGACGAGAAGCAAGTAGAAGGCCAGAACTTTACGATCCATGCTCCGGGCACCCGCGGAGTCAATGACAGCATCGTTTTCCGTCCGGATAATGCGCTCGTCTCAGATGTGCGGGTCCGGCAGGCACTCCTGAAAGCTACGGACACCCATGAAGTGGTAGACACGATCTTCTCGGAGAACTACCCCGTGGCCACCTCCGTCCTGGCCAAGGACGCCCAGGGCTACGTTGACCTTTCGGACAAGCTCCGCCACGACCAGGACAAAGCCAAGCAACTCCTGGACGAGGCCGGCTGGAAGGTCGGAGCCGATGGCATCCGGACCAAGGACGGAGCGCAACTGTCCTTGACCATTTATGAGTCCCTGCCACAGCCGCAGAACAAGGCCGTGTTGCAGCTCGTGGCCCAGCAATGGCAAAAAGTAGGCGTGAAACTCAATGTCCTCGCCGGTGACTCCGGAAGCAAGACCGTTGACAGCCTGGATCCTGAAGAGACCCCTGTTTCCGTTGCCATGGTGGGTCGCGCTGATCCAGATGTGATCAAGAGCCAGTTCTACCCGAAGAACCGCGACGCCCTGCTCCAGTTGGGTGGCAGCAGCCAGAAGGTGAAGAGATTCGTCGATGAAAGGCTCAATGCCCTCCTGGAAGCAGAAACGGCCCGCACTGACCCGCAGCAGCGCCTCAAGGACGTAGCCGACATCCAGAACCACCTCATCGACCAGGCCCTGGTGATCCCGATCTTCGAAGAACCGCAGGTCTTCGCTTCGGCTCCCTACCTGCACGGCCTGTCCTTCGAAGCTGTTGGCCGGCCGAGCCTGTACGGCGTCTGGCTCAACAAGGGCTGA
- a CDS encoding dipeptide ABC transporter ATP-binding protein: protein MSDVLTETAAAAAGQNTPLPVLELRNLSVSYSDKHRTHRRVVHDVSLQISPGEVLALVGESGSGKSTTAQAVIGLLAGNGRVDGGSILLNGTDIAGWSQKRLESIRGAKIALIPQDPTSSLNPVLTVGAQVEEVLRLHTKLPKTERRRRVLELLERVGIPEPERRAGQYAHELSGGMKQRVLIAAAIALEPQLIIADEATSALDVTVQRRILDLIDELRAETGTAVLFVTHDLGVAADRAEQLVVLKDGRVQEQGPTTQVLANPASSYTRQLLADAPSISPAAARPVPTPGREVTVAVSNLVQEFETGRNQPSFRAVDDVSFQVPRGSTHAIVGESGSGKTTTARALAGFQRPTSGSITISGIELAGLDAKGLRQFRKHVQLVYQNPFTSLDPRQSIERIIEEPLLNFDPVPRPERERIVRALLDRVHLPANLLPKHPRELSGGQRQRVAIARALVLNPEVLILDEAVSALDVTVQSQILTLLEELQAQLDLTYIFITHDLAVVRQIADTVSVMSAGRQVEAGTVTDVFDHPQHAYTRELIEAIPGNRKARP, encoded by the coding sequence GTGAGCGACGTCCTTACAGAGACGGCTGCCGCGGCAGCGGGGCAGAACACACCGTTGCCTGTCTTGGAACTGCGGAACCTGTCGGTGTCCTACTCCGACAAGCACCGAACGCACCGCAGGGTGGTCCACGACGTTTCCCTGCAGATCTCCCCCGGCGAGGTCCTGGCGCTCGTGGGTGAATCAGGCTCCGGAAAGTCCACCACAGCACAGGCGGTCATCGGCCTCCTGGCCGGCAACGGACGCGTGGACGGTGGCAGCATCCTGCTCAACGGCACGGACATTGCCGGTTGGTCGCAAAAGCGCCTCGAATCGATCCGCGGCGCCAAGATCGCCTTGATTCCACAGGATCCGACGAGTTCGCTGAACCCCGTGCTCACTGTGGGAGCCCAGGTCGAGGAGGTGCTCCGGCTTCATACCAAGCTGCCCAAGACCGAACGAAGGCGGCGCGTCCTGGAACTCCTGGAGCGGGTAGGCATACCGGAGCCGGAACGCCGGGCAGGTCAGTACGCCCACGAACTCTCGGGTGGCATGAAACAACGAGTACTCATTGCCGCCGCCATTGCCTTGGAACCGCAACTGATTATCGCCGATGAGGCCACCAGCGCACTCGATGTCACCGTGCAGCGCCGTATCCTGGACCTGATCGACGAACTCCGTGCCGAGACAGGAACGGCGGTCCTTTTCGTCACCCACGACCTCGGAGTTGCCGCTGACCGGGCAGAGCAACTGGTGGTGCTCAAAGACGGAAGGGTCCAGGAACAAGGCCCGACCACACAGGTTTTAGCCAATCCCGCCAGCAGCTACACGAGGCAATTGCTGGCTGATGCTCCGTCCATTTCGCCGGCCGCGGCCCGCCCGGTACCTACCCCTGGCCGCGAGGTCACTGTTGCGGTGTCAAACCTCGTGCAGGAGTTCGAAACCGGGCGCAACCAGCCGTCCTTCCGGGCCGTGGATGACGTGAGCTTCCAGGTGCCCCGCGGCAGCACGCACGCCATTGTGGGTGAGTCCGGATCAGGCAAGACCACCACGGCCCGTGCCCTCGCAGGATTCCAGCGCCCCACTTCAGGCAGCATCACCATCAGCGGGATCGAGTTGGCAGGCCTGGATGCCAAAGGCCTGCGGCAGTTCCGCAAACACGTCCAGTTGGTCTACCAAAACCCCTTCACTTCTTTGGATCCGCGCCAGAGCATCGAACGGATCATCGAGGAGCCCCTCCTGAACTTTGATCCCGTTCCGCGTCCGGAGCGGGAAAGGATCGTCCGCGCCCTGCTTGATCGCGTGCACTTGCCCGCCAATCTGTTGCCCAAGCACCCGCGTGAACTCTCTGGAGGCCAGCGCCAGCGCGTCGCGATTGCCAGGGCGCTTGTGCTCAACCCGGAGGTCCTGATCCTGGACGAGGCCGTCTCGGCGCTCGATGTCACCGTCCAGTCCCAAATCCTCACCCTCCTGGAAGAACTCCAGGCGCAGCTGGATCTGACGTACATCTTCATCACCCATGACCTGGCAGTAGTCCGCCAGATTGCCGACACCGTGTCAGTGATGAGCGCCGGACGGCAGGTCGAGGCCGGAACCGTCACCGACGTGTTCGACCATCCACAGCATGCATACACCCGCGAATTGATAGAAGCGATCCCAGGCAACCGAAAGGCACGGCCATGA
- a CDS encoding MerR family transcriptional regulator — MRIGDAARIIGVPTHVLRHWEEVGAVIPKRLPNGHREYDAQSVAEARLLRLCQSAGMSLAEITILSRTTGTARAVLVADHRERLETQISSLEATKAFLDHVLECTHSAVNSCPSCAAHAYPDAQPV; from the coding sequence ATGCGGATAGGCGATGCGGCCCGGATCATAGGCGTTCCAACCCATGTCCTGCGACATTGGGAAGAAGTCGGAGCAGTCATTCCGAAACGGTTGCCGAACGGGCACCGCGAATACGACGCCCAGTCTGTCGCAGAGGCGCGGCTGCTCCGGCTTTGCCAGTCGGCGGGTATGTCCCTCGCTGAGATCACAATCCTCTCGCGCACCACGGGCACGGCCCGTGCAGTGCTCGTGGCCGACCATCGCGAGCGGCTCGAAACACAGATCTCAAGCCTCGAAGCCACGAAGGCGTTCCTGGACCACGTCCTTGAATGCACGCATTCGGCGGTGAATTCCTGTCCTTCCTGCGCCGCACATGCCTACCCCGACGCACAGCCTGTTTGA
- a CDS encoding sulfurtransferase yields the protein MSSEATSIPDTELDELRNAHFIEAAELARQLAEGAAPVLLDIRFRPGFAQPEAEYDAGHLPGAHYVHLPTVLADAGPHRSAVDGALPLPSAGALQCALRSYGINNDSAVVVYDNRHGLSAARAWWVLKWAGLVNVRVLDGGYGYWRSLGLPTTTQRPDTGAGSITLKAGLSPASGNLATIATDEAAAFPHGGILLDAREREHFVGTPGDPPAHIPGALSLPSSSTLDEDGLLLPPEVLRAQAEAAGLTPGAAVGTYCGAGVLAAHKVLTLATLGIEAALYVGSWSAWSATAAERN from the coding sequence ATGAGCTCAGAGGCCACATCCATACCCGACACGGAGCTGGATGAACTACGCAATGCTCATTTCATCGAAGCGGCCGAACTGGCCCGTCAGCTCGCCGAAGGAGCGGCGCCGGTCCTGCTGGACATCCGGTTCAGACCCGGCTTCGCCCAACCGGAAGCAGAATACGACGCCGGCCACTTGCCGGGGGCACACTACGTCCACCTGCCCACGGTGCTCGCGGACGCTGGACCGCACAGGTCCGCAGTGGATGGGGCACTCCCCCTTCCGTCAGCAGGTGCTCTGCAGTGCGCCCTGCGCAGCTACGGGATCAACAATGACTCGGCGGTGGTGGTCTACGACAACCGGCACGGACTGTCGGCGGCCAGGGCCTGGTGGGTCCTGAAGTGGGCTGGACTGGTGAATGTAAGGGTCCTCGACGGTGGCTATGGCTATTGGCGGAGCCTGGGCTTGCCGACCACGACACAACGACCGGACACCGGGGCCGGATCAATAACGCTGAAGGCCGGACTGTCCCCGGCGAGCGGCAACCTTGCAACCATCGCGACCGACGAAGCGGCGGCCTTTCCACACGGCGGCATCCTGCTTGACGCCCGGGAAAGAGAACATTTCGTCGGGACTCCCGGGGACCCGCCAGCCCACATTCCCGGAGCGCTCAGCCTTCCCAGCAGCAGCACCTTGGACGAGGACGGGCTGCTGCTTCCCCCTGAGGTGCTGCGTGCGCAGGCCGAGGCGGCCGGACTGACTCCGGGAGCCGCCGTCGGAACTTATTGCGGCGCCGGCGTCCTGGCCGCCCACAAAGTCCTTACCCTCGCCACGCTGGGGATCGAAGCGGCACTGTACGTCGGGTCCTGGTCAGCATGGTCGGCCACCGCGGCAGAAAGGAACTAA
- a CDS encoding ABC transporter permease, protein MQRYLLNRIGQAVLVLWAAFTIAFVLLQALPGDALLIKYQNPDMGLSPAEIADIRNSYGADTPLFLQYLNSLAGFLTGNLGYSVQAGVPVVDQLAANVPSTLALAGLGFLAAVILATAIAFLASLAPFAWLRNAIESLPSLLVSVPVFWLGIVLIQVFSFRLKLIPVINPPEALGLILPVATLAVPISAPLAQVLIRSIDDVRTQPFVAVARSRGGSNAWVLSHHVARNAVLPALTIAGVLLGELIGGAVVTETVFGRNGVGQLTQQAVNNQDAAVLQAVVVLAAAAFVLVNLAVDLLYPVLDPRLKQKTGALT, encoded by the coding sequence ATGCAGCGTTATCTCCTGAACCGTATCGGCCAGGCAGTACTGGTCCTCTGGGCAGCGTTTACGATCGCCTTCGTGCTGTTGCAGGCGCTGCCCGGGGACGCCCTCCTGATCAAGTACCAGAATCCCGACATGGGCCTGAGCCCTGCAGAGATCGCCGACATCCGGAATTCGTACGGGGCAGACACTCCACTGTTCCTGCAATACCTGAATTCCCTCGCCGGCTTCCTCACGGGGAACCTCGGCTATTCAGTGCAGGCCGGGGTGCCCGTTGTGGACCAACTCGCAGCCAACGTACCGTCGACCCTGGCACTTGCCGGGCTGGGATTCCTGGCCGCTGTCATCCTGGCGACAGCCATCGCGTTCCTCGCCAGCCTCGCTCCCTTCGCATGGCTGCGCAACGCCATCGAGTCCCTGCCGTCACTGCTGGTCTCCGTTCCGGTGTTTTGGCTTGGCATCGTACTGATCCAGGTCTTCTCCTTCCGGCTCAAGCTCATTCCCGTGATCAACCCGCCCGAGGCCCTGGGGCTGATCCTTCCGGTGGCGACGCTCGCCGTCCCGATCTCCGCTCCCCTGGCCCAAGTGCTGATCCGCAGCATCGATGACGTGCGCACCCAACCATTTGTCGCCGTCGCCCGTTCCCGCGGCGGCAGCAACGCCTGGGTCCTCAGCCATCACGTGGCCCGAAACGCGGTGTTGCCGGCCTTGACCATCGCCGGCGTTCTCCTCGGCGAACTCATCGGCGGCGCCGTAGTGACGGAGACGGTATTCGGGCGCAACGGCGTCGGACAGTTGACCCAGCAGGCCGTCAACAACCAGGACGCCGCAGTATTGCAGGCCGTTGTGGTTCTTGCCGCGGCTGCCTTTGTGCTGGTCAACCTTGCCGTGGATCTGCTCTACCCCGTCCTGGATCCCCGGCTCAAGCAAAAGACAGGAGCGCTCACATGA